TTCAGATTTACAATAAGTCTTGGATATTTGAACTGCTCATTTTATTATTAGCCGGAGTGATTTTTATTGATTTGGTGGGTGCTATATGGCTCTCTTACCAGTCTCACATTACGCTGATTGCCGCTCTTATTTCAAACTTAGCATTTATACCAGGAGATCTTATTAAAAGTGCTTTAGCAGTTATTATTGTTCGCCGTATTAGAAAAGCAATGCATTTAAGCTTATTTTAGTTATTGTTTATCGCTATTTAATTAGGAGGTGGTTTGATGAAAAATAAATCAACCCAAGAAAAAGTGGTGTTAGAACTTTTGACTAATTTAGATACGTGGGTATCTGGTGACTATCTAGCTAAAAAGTTTCAAGTCAGTCGTGAAACCATCTGGAAGGCTATTAATAATTTAAAAAACAAACGAGATTATCCAATTGTTAGTCGTAAGAAACGTGGGTACATGCTTCATACAGCACCGTATTTAGAAGCCGACTTAATTAATATTTACAGCCATAAGCAATTAACAGATAATCTGCATGTCTTTAAAGAAGTTACATCAACCCAAGATTTAGCAAAGCAATTTTCTAGTAAGCACTGTATTACCAGGCCAACCGTTTTTGTTGCCGATAAGCAGACTAACGGTTATGGAAGACGAGGTCGCTCTTTTTATTCACCACCGACTACAGGCCTTTATCTCAGTATTATTCTGCCTAACCAACAACAAACTGTTATTCAACCCGGACTACTAACAACTGGGATTGCCGTGAGCATCACCCATGTGCTTGAAAAGTTTTATCCAAATAAAGAATTTCAGTTTAAATGGGTAAATGACATCTATCTAAATTATCATAAGGTGGGCGGAATTATTACGGAGTCCATTTTTGATCTTGAACTGGGGGCGGCCTCAGCTTTCATTGTTGGTGTGGGAATAAATTTAACAACTGTCAAGTTTCCAAAAGAGTTGGCAATCAAAGCCCAAGCTATCGATAATGACAATTCAGTTAACCGCAATCAATTAATTGCCGAAATAATCCAAGCAATTATAAACGGATTTTTAGACTATACGAACCCCCAACTATTGGCGGAGTACCGGAAAAAATCGATTGTTTTAGGAAAAGTGGTTTCTTTAAATACTGGGTCAGAAGTTATTCAGGGAGTTGCTCAGAAGATTGAAGATAATGGTGGTATAACCATTAAAAGGATAGATGGAACATTTCAAACCTTTACAAGCGGTGAAGTAATCAAAACTGGTTTTAAGTATAAAGGAGATCATATTGGATAGC
The sequence above is drawn from the Levilactobacillus zymae genome and encodes:
- a CDS encoding biotin--[acetyl-CoA-carboxylase] ligase; the encoded protein is MKNKSTQEKVVLELLTNLDTWVSGDYLAKKFQVSRETIWKAINNLKNKRDYPIVSRKKRGYMLHTAPYLEADLINIYSHKQLTDNLHVFKEVTSTQDLAKQFSSKHCITRPTVFVADKQTNGYGRRGRSFYSPPTTGLYLSIILPNQQQTVIQPGLLTTGIAVSITHVLEKFYPNKEFQFKWVNDIYLNYHKVGGIITESIFDLELGAASAFIVGVGINLTTVKFPKELAIKAQAIDNDNSVNRNQLIAEIIQAIINGFLDYTNPQLLAEYRKKSIVLGKVVSLNTGSEVIQGVAQKIEDNGGITIKRIDGTFQTFTSGEVIKTGFKYKGDHIG